The Triticum aestivum cultivar Chinese Spring chromosome 3A, IWGSC CS RefSeq v2.1, whole genome shotgun sequence genome includes a region encoding these proteins:
- the LOC123063615 gene encoding diphosphomevalonate decarboxylase MVD1, peroxisomal, with translation MATEAQAQWVLTATGRSPTNIAVIKYWGKRDEALILPVNDSISVTLDPDHLSATTTVAASPAFPSDRMWLNGKEIALSGGRFQNCLREIRKRARDVEDEKKGIKIKKEDWEKLHVHIASYNNFLTAAGLASSAAGFACLVFTLGKLMNVNEDYGELSNSSRQGSGSACRSIYGGFVKWCMGKNDDGSDSMAVQLVDESHWDDLVIIIAVVSLKQKETSSTSGMRDTVETSPLLQYRAQTVVPGRILKMEEAIKKRDFESFARLTCADSNQFHAVCLDTSPPIFYMNDTSHRIISLVEKWNHSEGTPQVAYTFDAGPNAVLIARNRKTATLLLQRLLYCFPPQENDLDSYMVGDKSILSDAGVQSVADIEALPQPPEMKTPNQKFKGDVSYFICSRPGAGPKVLTDESHTLIDSATGLAKGV, from the exons ATGGCGACGGAGGCGCAGGCGCAGTGGGTGCTGACGGCCACGGGGCGGTCGCCGACCAATATCGCGGTGATCAAGTACTGGGGGAAGCGGGACGAGGCGCTCATCCTCCCCGTCAACGACAGCATCAGCGTCACCCTCGACCCCGACCACctctccgccaccaccaccgtcgccgccaGCCCCGCCTTCCCCTCCGACCGCATGTGGCTCAACGGCAAG GAGATTGCGTTGTCGGGCGGGAGGTTTCAGAACTGCCTGAGGGAGATCCGGAAGCGGGCTCGTGACGTCGAGGACGAGAAAAAGGGGATCAAGATCAAGAAAGAGGACTGGGAGAAGTTGCACGTCCACATAGCGTCGTACAACAACTTCCTGACCGCCGCCGGTTTAGCCTCTTCAGCTGCTGGCTTTGCTTGTCTTG TTTTCACCCTCGGAAAGCTAATGAATGTGAATGAAGATTATGGAGAACTTTCTAATAGCA GCAGGCAGGGGTCTGGAAGTGCATGCCGCAGTATATATGGTGGATTTGTGAAATGGTGTATGGGGAAA AATGATGATGGAAGTGACAGTATGGCAGTACAGCTTGTTGACGAGTCGCATTGGGATGATCTTGTTATAATCATAGCAGTG GTCAGTTTAAAGCAGAAGGAAACCAGTAGCACCAGTGGGATGCGGGACACTGTTGAAACAAGCCCCCTCTTGCAGTACAGGGCCCAG ACTGTAGTGCCAGGTCGCATATTGAAAATGGAAGAGGCCATCAAGAAACGTGATTTTGAATCCTTTGCCAGGTTAACTTGTGCAGATAGCAACCAGTTTCATGCTGTATGTTTGGACACGAGTCCTCCCATCTTCTACATGAATGATACGTCACACAG GATAATTAGCCTTGTGGAGAAGTGGAACCACTCAGAAGGAACCCCACAG GTTGCCTACACATTTGATGCTGGGCCTAACGCTGTCCTAATAGCGCGAAACCGCAAAACGGCCACCCTTCTCCTTCAGAGGCTCTTATACTGCTTCCCTCCACAAGAAAATGATTTGGACAG CTATATGGTTGGCGATAAATCAATCCTAAGTGACGCCGGAGTGCAGTCCGTAGCTGACATCGAGGCCCTTCCACAGCCACCAGAGATGAAGACACCAAACCAAAAATTCAAGGGCGACGTTAGCTACttcatctgcagcaggcctggggCTGGCCCAAAAGTTCTTACCGACGAGAGCCACACATTGATTGATTCAGCCACGGGGCTTGCAAAAGGAGTGTAA